The Culex quinquefasciatus strain JHB chromosome 2, VPISU_Cqui_1.0_pri_paternal, whole genome shotgun sequence genome contains the following window.
TGGCTACCCTGGAGTTTGTTCAAACTTTTTACCAATGCTATTTAGGACATGTAATCCTGTGTAATAaagtctttcgaaaaaaatgttcttccCGGTTCTACCATAAATACGGTAGTTAAGAGTATTTAGTACTGTTttcactgaaaaataaaaaggctTTTCAGCCAATTCATGGCCTCGGGCCGTAAGAATAATGGTACCGTTTACTGACTCATTGAACATAGCTCGAGGTGGTCGATACaattatgagcatgagcatgagcatgagagatccccaccgttgctgaacagaaccgtaatctCGTGATGATCGatagaattatgccctcgaactcattagaaaaaataatccaCCAAAAAACCCAACAGTGGCAACCACAAGAATCGATCCAGgaacctttaacagaccatctcaatgacttatctgcctcggccaccacagcttgatgACTAGATtgtggtcagaagtcgatgtagtACACTTGTTTTGTCTTGATGGTGTGATGGAAATTCGgtttgccaactgtgatgaaaattttcccgcagcactctactgaggtgcaaagtgcgcaaagttgacagttctcagtcctgcaaagcagtgtgatgaaaaaatctaggcctagcacgatcgacacaaaactctagaaattgctgcaaggcgcaatatGTTACACACTACTAATACACTCACACCCAATCTGTCAAACCCAAACGGTCATCGTCTGACTAACACAACCACACACGCAAAACTTGTATGCAAGTTGAATAATTCGATTCCCATTACACCAACACTATTAAACAGATCCCTCTTCCGTCGACGCTTGCGAGAAAAAATGCACCACCGACCGCAGGAAAAACATCGCGAAAAGCACAAATTAACCGGGAAAACCAACGAACTCTACCACTTCCACGAAGAACCTATATGCACCGATCGACTGACACCACCATTGCAAACCAAACCCTCGAAATTCGAGCAAAAATCGCGAATTTTGACCAGCAACCGAACACGCGCGACTCTTCAACTGCAACGCACACCAATCTGTCCTATCCTAATTGTTAGCGTATTTTTCGATAAACGATTCTCGTCTATCTAATCCTGAAATGATTGCCTAAGAAGTAACAAGTTTGTGGTTTACTGCATTCACCcaattacacacacacacacacacacacacacacacacacacacacacacacacacacacgcgcgcacacacacacacgcacgcacttacacacgcacacacgcacatacacacacaacaTAAAACGAGCTCACCAAATTCACAGGATCCTATGGCGTCGATGGTTGTTGGCTTTGATCACTAAAGCGATTAATTTGAAGACTCTTCAGCCAGCATTCTGATCACATTCTCAGGAGcgacaattttaagttttagcACTTTTCGAATTTCACTCCCCCCTTTCGCCAAGAATTTCCTTTGATTCATTgtgattgtaattttttttaagttgataaATATTATTTCCACTTGTCTGTGACAATCACTGCCACACACACTTTCACCCACTTGACACTTCATACAGCAGCACACCTCGAACACACGCTTACCAAAAAGaaccaaaaaaatggtaattatcatgatttttggagttcaactcggataacactttttttggtaaagtgGGTCGAACTGgcgaaatcatgattttcatgaactGCCGAGTTCGAGCATGGCGAAATATTTCACTGGCTTTAGAGGCTTTGTAGGTTGCCTATCTTTGGGCGCTTTAGCTTTTTCTTTTGGAATccgaaataaattgaaattgaaaataaataaacagcgaatttttttatttttattcataaaagcaTGTTTCGTGAAGTacaatatatttatatattattCATCTGCAGATCCGACCTTTTCTGTTACCGTGACCTGAATGAACAGGAGAAGGACCAAGCGTTGCTGCTGGAGGTTGTCCCGGCCGCCAAGGTGATGTTCACCGATGTACCGATTACTTCCTTCGAGGAGGAAACTGGGGCGAGGAAGCAGTTTTGTCAGGCGACTGCTGCTGGAAATCGTCACGTCCAACTTATTTCAATCAATCTCACCCTCTTCGAGCTCGTCAAACACGACTGGTTGGGGTGGAACTTGCTGACTGGCTTCCATCCATTGCCGTAGACATTGATCTGGACCGCTGCGAACTTCCCGGTGGGATCGGATCGTCAAACGACGAGTTGTAGTAGCTGCAAGGGCGCATCGGCCAGATCGAGCTCCGTAGCGATGCTTGGCTTCTCCGCCAGCTGATATCCACCGAGCGCATGTTGAAGTATCGCGCCGTAGCTGATCCGGGTTCAGGTACGCGTTCGACATCATCGTGTTGGTGTTTCACGACAGCGGCAGACGTCGTAAAACTCCCATCCGTCGTCTGGCAGTTGTCCTTGGCGAGGGGCGATGACGGAGTCGTGCCTTGGTTCTTGAACCGATTCCGAGTACTTCCGGTAGGCGAGCACCAGCTGTCGCTGTGGCCGGACCACCGAGGTCAACAATTTCCCGCAGGACAAATGGCAGATCGGCGACTTGGAATTAAAGAGACCATAAGTAAGACAAGCTCAATACGTCACTAGGTCAACTATCAAACTCACCTCCAAATCCTCGTCCGCGTACGGCCAAGCCGGATCAACTTCGAGACTGCCCAGCTGCATGCTGCCACCGTCGCAATCGTCCATCAGCCTAGCAGTAAGCGCCGAGATCGACATCGGACTACTGATCGGCGGTTGACCCGGCGAGTGTGCGTCCGACTCCAACTTGATGCTCCGACTGCTCATGCTCGTTGTCTTGCCACTCTGCATGTCCTCCGGGTAGTGATTCTGAAAGTAATGCAACGGTTAGCGTGAGGCCACAGCACAGGCACAGCTTGTTAAAACTAGTCTTACCGCAATGCTGTAGGTGCGGTTCTGGTGTTTTGCATGGTCGGACACGTTGTTGAACGCCTTGCTACAACCCGGGTACTCGCCGGTATACGGCTTTTCGCCGGTGTGTGATCGcagatgggttttgaggttctTAAGCTGGGAGTATGCTTTGCAGCAAACTTCAAACTACAAAAAGGAAGCGAGGTTAGAACCTGACATTGGGTTTAGCTGATGATTTAAGGTGACCATGGCCGACCCGTTCGAAGGACTTGTCTTGTGCATTAGGACGTGCGGGGCTGGTTCACGTATAACGCGGGATGTCTTCTGCAGAGCATTGCTTGTGCTGTCCGCCTCTTGTCGTGTCACTGGTTGGACACGGAGGTTGTCTATTCCTGCTTATTGCTAGAGAGTTCGTTGATTTGCTGGAAATAGAAAGTTCGATGTTAGTTCGTGCTGATCGGGAAATCCACTGAAGAACAAGCTGAAGAAGCTTTTTACCTGCGACTTGGCCAAAAAATGTCCCAGCTGAGGCGGATGGTGAAGCGGGAACATGCTGGCTGTAGGCAGATGATGTCCGGGTAGACCCGGCAAAAAGCGCCGGTCCCAGCGCACTATCCGACAGATGTCCGTACGAGCCGCTAGTACTGCTGCTACGAGAAGCTTTCACCAGCGAGACCAACGAGTTTGGCGAGTACCGAATCATGGAGCGTGGAATTCCGGTTCGAGGTAGGCCAATCCGTGCCCTGTGCTGCCGCGCTTGCTGATATCCTCTGTTTCGGAGTGACTCGGAATCTCTAGAGCCGGCCTAAATAATAAAGTTAGTTGCATAATAATTAGTACAGCACATAACTGATCGTAACCTAGGTCATACCGGTTCAAAAGCGGTTGACCTCGAGTTCTTGCGGATGGTGATGGTATCGATACGAAAATACGGGAAGATTCAACCGGCGACGTTCACCTCTTTTGCACATCTTGGTCGAGCGATCACGAGACGGCCTGAAACtagaataaaataattattaaacttgttttgaaaaaatcattaaataattccgtccaccggcggacggattccttTGCGTTcttgtccagtaatccgtccaccggtagaCGGATTTCTCTTGCGTccttgtccagtaatccgtccactggtagacggattcctcttgcgtTCTTGTctagtaatccgtccaccggtggaccgaaccTTTTCGCCAACATTGGAAGGCACTCCGTCTaacggtggacggattccttttgcgtccttgtccagtaatccgtccaccggcggtTGGATTCCTCTTGCGTTCTTGTCCAGTgatccgtccaccggcggacggatttctcttgcaaaaccttgtgccgtaatccgttcaccggtggcCGGAACCTTTTCGCAAACATTGGaaagcaatccgtccaccgtcggacggattcctcttgcaaaaccttgtgcgttatccgtccaccggcggacggatttctcttgcaaaaccttgtgCCGTAATTCGTTCACCGGTGGCCGGAACCTTTTCGCAAACATTggaaggcaatccgtccaccggcggacggattcctcttgcaaaaccttgtgcgttatccgtccaccggcggacggatttctcttgcaaaaccttgtgccgtaatccgtccaccggtggccggaacCTTTTCGCAAACATTggaaggcaatccgtccaccggcggacggattcctcttgcactCTTGTCCATTAATCCGTCCTTTTCGCCATGAAAAATCCGTCCGTTatatttacccgaaaatcaACCCGAAGCTCCGGAGCGCAAAAACAAACTAACAATAAAGACGAAacgtttcaacgaatttcaaaaatttcgctAAGTCCAAAATCGCACTTTCGAGAGTTCGCTTAACTGAACTcggtttttggcgatttttaccatttttcgagttcgcaaaatcacacttttttcagttcgtttaagcgaactgtcaaaagtgcgatttctgaactcccaaaagtgcgattttcagtaacCGTGCAGTCACCATTCCGGGGGCGCTTTTCTCTCTTCGTTCCTTTTTACGCTCTTCGTTGCCTCACTACTACTCTCCGGCACTTCTCAGAAAACAAGCTCTACGTAGAAAAACGCTCTCTAGACTTCCTTTCCAACAAAACTCAAACGGCTCTTTCTctttgaaagacaatagtttataggaccattAAAAACTCGATTTTCTCTATTCTCATGTATTCATGGCCAGTATTCGCTTCGCCTACGGTAGCAATGTTTTAGTCTGACTTTTCTTTCTTCGCATGACTAAACTGCATGCGCTCGGCACTCCTCTCAATATCCAATTTAGTTAGATTGAATTTACTGTTAACTGTGAATTGAAATTAGTGCTAAATAGTGAAATATCAAGTATTTCAGTTGTACTTAATTAGAATAGTTGTGTTTGGTTTAGTTACATCCCCAAAAACTTAACTCAAAATGCAGGTAAGCAACTCGTTTACCATATATGGGCAAATAAATATCCGGTCAAGGCTGATTCCATCGTACTGATGATGTTCCGTTCCCTCGTTCCGTAGGACCCCAACGAAGACACCGAGTGGAACGATGTCCTCCGCGCCAAGGGAATCCTTCCGCCGAAGCCAAAAGAGGCGGAAATCACCGAGGATGACATTATCGGCATGATTGAGAACACGATCGAGCAGAAGGCGAACGGCGGCAAAGACATGTCCAAGATGGGCCTGGACGAACTGGACGAGCTGGAAGATTCCGAGGACGAAGCTGTGCTGGAGGAGTACCGTCGCAAGCGGATAGCcgagctgcagcagctggcccGGAAGGCCAAGTTCGGTTCGTTGCTGGAGATTTCCGGCCAGGACTACGTGAACGAGGTGACCAAGGCCGGTGAAGGAATCTACGTCGTGCTGCACCTGTACAGCCGAGGAGTTCCGTTCTGTTCGCTGGTCAATCAGCATCTGTCCCAGCTGGCGCCCCGTTTTCCGGCGACCAAGTTTGTCCGGGCCATCGCCACGACCTGCATTCCGAACTACCCGGAGCGGAACCTGCCGACGATCTTCATCTACTACGAGGGCCAGCTGCGGAAGCAGTTTGTGGGGATGATCGAACTGGGCGGCACGAATCTGACCTGCGACGAGCTGGAGTACATGCTGGGCCAGACGAAGGCGATCGAAAGTGGCATCACGGAGGATCCCCGGAAGGAGAGGGCGGTCAAGGACAAGATGTTCGCGGAACTGGCGGACAATAATGATTGGTAGAGAGTGGTGGCAAAGTTTTTCATTTAGCTCAACGAAACACATTTGTACTCGATtgcaataaaacatattttttacattaaaattttaatgatttttaaatttccatgtaaaatagTCAATCGGTTGTACCggcccctctccgatttcaatgaaactttttagacatgttatcctggttatcctacgcttaggtATATAAGTCGTGTTTTTGTATATGAAGcaagtttcactcgataatgacatttgagaagggcgtaagtgttttaaataattttgtaatttataatttaaatattgctgcatctcaaagccgttgcatcgtatcaaaaagtggtcaaagacaaacttataggaaatttaacgagctttctgaaaaaacaaCACCGAAAGAAAAAAAGACACGAAACCCGAacgcgggaatcgattctccagaatattttacataaagtctccatattgaaaaAGTTCAAGCGGCTTCCGAAAGTTTAAttattgtcatttattaacatttgaagtgcgccattgcattataacgctttgaaacatcacaaacattaaagcggccaggcctactgcgttaagTTTACCTCAGAGTTGAATTgtattgagtttgagcacggattgttcaaacaacgacacaattctgaatcaacaggggaggaagaagtgTGGGGAGCACCATGCTATAAAAGTTTGGGATTCAAGATTGCTCAGGACACCatttgccgtggttaaagcgccacaactcgctctttcgcattcgcattcaatttaataaaattactcATTCTTGAACGTcgtctgtaccaaaaataacagaatcgaatagtatcacatttaaaaataaatgctgaatagTGATCTTCTTTTCAGTATTGAAATGAATGCTGAAAGGTTGAACTTTTTTAGGACTTGTTTCTTAAAGTAAAAAcctttgaaaacataaaaatatttacgactgttaattgacaaaatacatgaacattttactTATAATTCCACTTGTACGGACCTCGCTGCAAAAAGTCAGAgagaccactcaaatcccattttgaaATTATCGTCTTTTCCAGAATCTCAAATAAcgggcatttcttatctaaagaacggttaaaaaaaaacgttgcttaatccacccttaggtggttggtgccttcctcaaatttaaagggtgctatccaaaatagacacaaaagtgttttatcaatttgactaattattcataccactagattgggtagtcagatcttcatattgcAGGACACTTATGCGCttacaacttttgatagggaAGTCAAATCTCCAATCCAATTcgtgctcgttggaaaggtattttaattacctatctaaagataggtcgcatgatatatttggacaacgttttcatcaaaatatctgagatccggcgagtgcataaataacacttaagtgcttataacttttgatagggttgtcagatctttaatgttttggactcgttagaaatgtcttttaaatacctttctaaaaatgtatagcattacggcctttcttacaaaaaccacactTTTACAATCTTgcgaactttagtcaaaatcgtgttttagcataacttttgaagtactttactaaacataatggtatgaaaatatgaCCTATGGCACCTGTAGACGGATCTAAAAAcacagatccggacaaaatcggtcaagccagtttcgagaaaagtgagtgagaaaaaaaatctacgtccatccacacacacagacatttgctcagaatttgattctgagtcgatagtatacgtgaaggtgggtctacgagtaaaaacagaaatttaacaactaatttcttaaaaaaaaaaaacatttgaaaatggaagcactcattattttgattcaaattATGAACATAAACAATttgtctttgaaaaataaccgaAAGCTAAATAACATTTATAATTTCAATGTGTATTTTTAATCATggcaaaattattgtttttgatactccgtttcaactggaaatgacaaaacatttaagataactgaatttattgaatttagaaaatatctagtaattcgtaaaaaaaatgtttactttaagtttcttttaatttttttattgaatttttaaattaatgttgaTTGATCTATTTGTCAGTATGTAACtgccttatttttttatcaatgaaaaaaaaaaatgtagaggaaaatgtttgaaaaacaattttttaaacatatttgcagtaacttaaaccaaaatttgttggatttttttggcaaattcaattttatttttgttatcaaaacgtaaaaaagtgtttcaattcTTTCATTCAGAATGAACAACGCGTGGATTCGTACTATTTAAGTATTCCgata
Protein-coding sequences here:
- the LOC119767605 gene encoding zinc finger protein GLIS1-like codes for the protein MHKTSPSNGSAMFEVCCKAYSQLKNLKTHLRSHTGEKPYTGEYPGCSKAFNNVSDHAKHQNRTYSIANHYPEDMQSGKTTSMSSRSIKLESDAHSPGQPPISSPMSISALTARLMDDCDGGSMQLGSLEVDPAWPYADEDLESPICHLSCGKLLTSVVRPQRQLVLAYRKYSESVQEPRHDSVIAPRQGQLPDDGWEFYDVCRCRETPTR
- the LOC6040078 gene encoding viral IAP-associated factor homolog, which produces MQDPNEDTEWNDVLRAKGILPPKPKEAEITEDDIIGMIENTIEQKANGGKDMSKMGLDELDELEDSEDEAVLEEYRRKRIAELQQLARKAKFGSLLEISGQDYVNEVTKAGEGIYVVLHLYSRGVPFCSLVNQHLSQLAPRFPATKFVRAIATTCIPNYPERNLPTIFIYYEGQLRKQFVGMIELGGTNLTCDELEYMLGQTKAIESGITEDPRKERAVKDKMFAELADNNDW